In the Pseudomonas orientalis genome, one interval contains:
- a CDS encoding LysR family transcriptional regulator, translating into MQLPDMNLLVALDALLDEGSVVGAARRMNLSPAAMSRTLTRIREAVGDPILVRAGRGLVPTPKALELQGQVRNVVEQAALLFRSADQVDLSTLRRRFSVRANDFFIGVYGGRLFDTLQRAAPFCELRFVPEGDTDDEALREGRLDLRVSNTMPASPEAKVQNLFSTTFVGLARQDHPLFDEDITAARFASYSHISISRRGIARGPIDTALNAQGLERRVAMIAPGFHGAMFMLPDSDLLLPVPKEALLSARRLKLPLRSFALPISLPTLVLAQSWHPRFDKDPAHKWLRETMRESCHATWLEAQPG; encoded by the coding sequence ATGCAACTACCGGACATGAACCTGCTCGTCGCCCTCGACGCCTTGCTCGATGAGGGCAGTGTGGTGGGCGCGGCGCGGCGGATGAACCTGAGCCCGGCGGCCATGAGCCGCACCCTCACGCGTATCCGCGAAGCAGTGGGCGATCCGATCCTGGTACGCGCCGGTCGCGGCCTGGTACCGACGCCCAAGGCGCTGGAACTGCAAGGCCAGGTGCGCAATGTGGTGGAGCAGGCGGCGTTGCTGTTTCGCTCCGCCGATCAAGTGGACCTGAGCACCCTGCGCCGCCGCTTCAGCGTGCGCGCCAATGACTTTTTCATCGGCGTGTATGGCGGTCGCTTGTTCGACACCCTGCAGCGCGCGGCGCCGTTCTGCGAACTGCGCTTCGTGCCCGAAGGCGACACCGACGACGAAGCCCTGCGCGAGGGGCGATTAGACTTGCGGGTGAGCAACACCATGCCCGCCAGCCCGGAAGCGAAGGTGCAGAATCTGTTCTCGACCACCTTTGTCGGGCTGGCGCGGCAAGACCACCCGCTGTTCGACGAAGATATCACCGCCGCACGCTTTGCCAGCTATTCCCACATCAGCATCTCGCGGCGCGGCATCGCCCGTGGGCCCATCGATACTGCGTTGAATGCCCAGGGCCTGGAGCGCCGCGTGGCAATGATCGCCCCGGGCTTTCACGGTGCGATGTTCATGCTGCCCGACTCCGACCTGCTTTTACCGGTGCCCAAGGAAGCCCTCCTGAGTGCTCGGCGCCTGAAACTGCCGCTGCGCTCGTTCGCCTTGCCGATTTCGCTGCCGACCCTGGTATTGGCGCAATCCTGGCACCCGCGCTTCGACAAGGACCCGGCGCACAAATGGCTGCGCGAAACCATGCGCGAGAGCTGCCACGCCACCTGGCTGGAAGCCCAACCGGGCTGA
- a CDS encoding MFS transporter: protein MTSLAAPAFEAAAKPTAPSPPVFGPRIIIGLVGVLLAVLVSGLNEMVTKVALADIRGALYIGFDEGTWLVAAYTATSVAAMAFAPWCAVTLSLRRFTLCAIGLFTLLGILCPFAPNYESLLLLRTVQGLAGGALPPMLMTVALRFLPANVKLYGLAGYALTATFGPSLGTPLAALWTEYVGWQWAFWQIVGPCLLAMAAVAYGLPQDPLRLERFKHFNWRGLLLGFPAICMLVIGLLQGNRLDWFESGLITFLLSGGTLLMVLFMLNEWSQPLPFFKLQMLGLRNLSFALIVLAGVLMVLTSVIIIPSSFLAQVQGYRPLQTAPVMLLMALPQLIALPLVAALCNLRWVDCRWVLGTGLGMLVLCCIGSSHLTSAWIRDDFYGWYLLQIFGQPMAVLPLLMLSTGSIQPIEGPFASAWFNTVKGLSAVIATAVLDTLTTRRGHFHSTMLVDRLGNSPLADADAPGLAHRLHEQTVVLTSSDLYVVMAGVAVALILLIFWMPTRIYPPRAPA from the coding sequence ATGACATCGCTCGCTGCCCCCGCCTTCGAGGCCGCAGCCAAACCTACTGCGCCCAGCCCACCGGTATTCGGCCCGCGCATCATCATCGGCCTGGTCGGTGTGTTGCTGGCGGTGCTGGTGTCCGGCCTCAACGAGATGGTCACCAAGGTCGCCCTCGCCGATATCCGTGGTGCGCTGTACATCGGCTTTGACGAAGGTACCTGGCTGGTCGCGGCCTACACCGCCACCTCCGTGGCGGCGATGGCGTTCGCGCCGTGGTGTGCGGTGACGCTCTCGCTGCGCCGTTTCACCCTGTGTGCCATCGGCCTGTTTACCCTGCTCGGCATCCTGTGCCCGTTCGCACCGAACTACGAAAGCCTGCTGCTCCTGCGCACCGTGCAAGGCCTGGCCGGTGGCGCGTTGCCGCCGATGCTGATGACCGTGGCGCTGCGGTTCCTGCCGGCCAACGTCAAGTTATACGGCCTGGCCGGTTATGCCCTGACGGCCACCTTCGGCCCGAGCCTGGGCACGCCGCTGGCGGCGCTGTGGACCGAATATGTCGGCTGGCAATGGGCGTTCTGGCAGATCGTCGGGCCCTGCCTGCTGGCGATGGCCGCCGTGGCCTACGGCTTGCCGCAGGACCCGCTGCGCCTGGAGCGTTTCAAACACTTCAACTGGCGCGGCCTGCTGCTGGGCTTTCCGGCAATCTGCATGCTGGTGATCGGCCTGTTGCAAGGCAATCGCCTGGACTGGTTCGAGTCGGGCCTGATCACCTTCCTGCTCAGTGGCGGCACGCTGCTGATGGTGCTGTTCATGCTCAATGAATGGTCGCAGCCGCTGCCGTTCTTCAAGTTGCAGATGCTCGGCCTGCGCAACCTGTCGTTCGCGTTGATCGTGCTGGCCGGCGTGTTGATGGTGTTGACCTCGGTCATCATCATCCCGTCGAGTTTTCTCGCCCAGGTCCAGGGTTACCGCCCCCTGCAAACCGCGCCGGTGATGCTGCTGATGGCGCTGCCACAGTTGATCGCGCTGCCGCTGGTGGCGGCGCTGTGCAACCTGCGCTGGGTCGATTGCCGCTGGGTACTGGGGACAGGCCTGGGCATGCTGGTGCTGTGCTGTATCGGCAGTTCGCACCTGACCTCGGCGTGGATCCGCGATGATTTTTATGGCTGGTACCTGCTGCAGATTTTCGGTCAGCCGATGGCCGTGTTGCCGTTGCTGATGTTGTCCACCGGCAGTATCCAGCCCATCGAAGGGCCGTTCGCCTCGGCCTGGTTCAACACCGTCAAGGGCCTGTCCGCCGTGATCGCCACCGCCGTGCTGGATACGTTGACCACCCGGCGCGGGCATTTTCACTCGACCATGCTGGTGGACCGCCTGGGCAACTCGCCCCTTGCCGACGCTGACGCGCCGGGCCTCGCCCACCGCTTGCACGAACAGACCGTGGTGCTGACCTCTTCGGATCTTTACGTCGTCATGGCCGGTGTCGCGGTGGCGTTGATCCTACTGATTTTCTGGATGCCCACGCGGATCTATCCGCCTCGCGCTCCGGCCTGA
- a CDS encoding HlyD family secretion protein codes for MKRKDKIAVSVITVFAVGVLVYLVAPGVLGSKHQTTNDAFVAADFTLVAPRVAGFIKEVLVEDNQRVKAGQLLALIDDRDFRAAAQAADADTLVAQAQLKNASATLERQSSVIAQAQATVAADRAEVAFAEHELNRYNHLAGVGAGTVQNAQQAKTRIDQATARLAKSTAVLAAERKQVEILTAQRDAAEGGLKRAQAALEMASYQLSYTRIVAPVDGMVGERAVRVGAYVTPGSKILAVVPLAEAYVVANFQETQLSHMHAGQAVQVRVDSLDGETLNGHLESLAPATGVTFASVKPDNATGNFTKVVQRIPVKIVLEPNQPLTERLRVGMSVEASVDTQAVAPHPEVAQQ; via the coding sequence ATGAAACGCAAAGACAAAATTGCCGTCTCCGTTATTACTGTATTTGCCGTCGGTGTGCTGGTTTACCTGGTTGCGCCGGGCGTACTGGGCAGCAAGCACCAGACCACCAACGACGCCTTCGTCGCGGCTGATTTCACCCTGGTCGCTCCCCGCGTTGCCGGCTTCATCAAGGAAGTGCTGGTGGAAGACAACCAGCGTGTCAAGGCCGGGCAACTGCTGGCGCTGATCGACGACCGCGACTTTCGCGCCGCCGCCCAGGCCGCCGACGCCGACACCCTGGTCGCCCAGGCGCAACTGAAAAACGCCAGCGCGACCCTGGAGCGCCAAAGCTCGGTGATCGCCCAGGCCCAGGCCACCGTGGCGGCGGACCGTGCCGAAGTGGCGTTTGCCGAACACGAACTGAACCGCTACAACCACCTCGCCGGCGTCGGCGCAGGCACTGTGCAGAACGCCCAGCAAGCCAAGACCCGCATCGACCAGGCCACCGCGCGCCTGGCCAAGTCCACCGCAGTGCTGGCCGCCGAACGCAAGCAAGTGGAAATCCTCACGGCCCAGCGCGACGCCGCCGAAGGTGGGCTCAAGCGCGCCCAGGCCGCGCTGGAAATGGCCAGTTATCAGCTGTCCTACACGCGCATTGTCGCGCCGGTCGACGGCATGGTCGGTGAGCGGGCGGTACGGGTCGGCGCCTATGTGACACCGGGCAGCAAGATCCTCGCGGTCGTGCCGCTGGCCGAAGCCTATGTCGTGGCCAATTTCCAGGAGACGCAACTGTCCCATATGCATGCCGGTCAAGCCGTGCAAGTGCGCGTCGACAGCCTCGACGGCGAGACGCTCAACGGTCACCTGGAAAGCCTGGCGCCGGCCACAGGCGTGACGTTCGCCTCGGTCAAGCCGGACAACGCCACCGGCAACTTCACCAAGGTGGTACAGCGCATTCCGGTGAAGATCGTGCTGGAGCCCAATCAGCCGCTGACCGAGCGCTTGCGCGTCGGTATGTCGGTGGAGGCCAGCGTCGACACCCAGGCGGTCGCGCCACACCCTGAGGTGGCCCAGCAATGA
- a CDS encoding efflux transporter outer membrane subunit codes for MRQLAWLTLSLISLSACTVGPDFQRPQGPQVAQWSEPQGRQAASRVSSDPLQERWWDVFHDEQLSALTRRALNDNLDLKLAGSRLQQSRAVRQVTTAERYPDVDAGGGYQRKRNSGKGLNDPSGENGRSAFSQWDMGFSAAWELDFWGRVKRETEAADATLEVAENDRRAVLLSVLAETAQDYIQLRGVQNTRAVTEQNLDVARHSLKLSQLRLADGVATDLDVAEAAAQVAAIEARLPDLQQRQDQLINALSLLMGEPPQALHAQLSKDAPVLQTQRQVAIGLPSELAERRPDIRQAEARLHAATASIGVAKGDFYPRITLSGSLGSQAMQLSDFGSWGSRAFAFGPQLSLPLFNGGRLQGMVDLREAQQQEAAISYQQTVLRAWHEIDDQLTRYNASQLRRDSLAEAVRQNQIALTTAQHQYVEGVADFVNVLTVQSALLATQKQWVESSTGVSLAMVGLYKALGGGWESVYPLQVVQK; via the coding sequence ATGAGACAGCTCGCCTGGCTCACCTTGAGCCTCATCAGCCTGAGTGCCTGCACCGTCGGCCCGGATTTCCAGCGGCCGCAAGGCCCGCAAGTCGCCCAATGGAGTGAGCCCCAGGGGCGTCAGGCGGCCAGCCGTGTCAGCAGCGACCCGTTGCAGGAGCGCTGGTGGGACGTGTTCCACGACGAACAGTTGTCAGCGCTGACACGCCGCGCCCTCAACGATAACCTCGACCTGAAACTGGCGGGCAGCCGCCTGCAACAGAGCCGCGCCGTGCGCCAGGTGACCACCGCCGAGCGCTACCCCGACGTCGATGCGGGCGGTGGTTACCAGCGCAAGCGCAACAGCGGCAAAGGCTTGAACGACCCTTCCGGCGAGAACGGCCGCTCGGCCTTCAGCCAATGGGACATGGGCTTTTCCGCTGCCTGGGAGCTGGATTTCTGGGGTCGGGTCAAGCGTGAGACCGAAGCCGCCGACGCCACCCTGGAAGTCGCCGAAAACGACCGCCGCGCCGTGTTGCTGTCGGTGCTGGCCGAGACCGCGCAGGACTACATCCAGCTGCGCGGCGTACAGAACACCCGCGCCGTCACCGAGCAAAACCTCGACGTCGCCCGCCACAGCCTCAAGCTCTCGCAACTGCGCCTGGCCGACGGCGTGGCGACTGACCTGGACGTGGCCGAAGCCGCCGCCCAGGTCGCCGCCATCGAAGCGCGCCTGCCGGATCTGCAGCAACGCCAGGACCAGTTGATCAACGCCCTGAGCCTGCTGATGGGCGAGCCGCCTCAGGCCCTGCACGCGCAGTTGTCCAAAGACGCTCCCGTGCTGCAAACCCAACGCCAGGTCGCGATCGGCCTGCCATCGGAACTCGCCGAGCGCCGCCCCGACATCCGCCAGGCCGAAGCCCGCCTGCACGCCGCCACTGCCAGCATCGGCGTGGCCAAGGGCGACTTTTACCCACGCATCACCCTGTCCGGCAGCCTGGGCTCCCAAGCCATGCAACTCTCGGATTTCGGCTCCTGGGGTTCCCGCGCCTTTGCCTTCGGTCCACAGCTGAGCCTGCCGCTGTTCAACGGCGGGCGCCTGCAAGGCATGGTCGATTTACGTGAAGCCCAGCAACAGGAGGCGGCGATTTCCTACCAGCAAACCGTGCTGCGCGCCTGGCATGAAATCGACGACCAACTGACCCGCTACAATGCCAGCCAACTGCGCCGCGACAGCCTGGCTGAAGCCGTGCGCCAGAACCAGATCGCACTGACCACCGCACAACACCAGTACGTCGAAGGCGTGGCCGATTTTGTCAATGTGCTCACCGTGCAAAGCGCGCTGCTGGCGACCCAGAAGCAGTGGGTGGAAAGCTCCACGGGTGTGTCGTTGGCCATGGTCGGCTTGTACAAGGCGCTGGGAGGAGGGTGGGAGTCGGTGTATCCGTTGCAAGTCGTTCAGAAATGA
- a CDS encoding protein phosphatase 2C family protein: MILQLSLSRQGTDRVENRDVSGSAHNAGTDLYVIADGTSKPKSGELASALSHHLLECFRHAQPIVVSRPEHALMLVLTSLDEVHSNICPDFPFASTSYLVLLVVGHTAISIHAGDCCLGHLEKSQRLNWVNSPHCGPNWKGDLSHSFIANSPARKKLLNCMSHRRAHEPHIQSMQIAQDTTWIMATDGFWAELSAEDQFKAIVERTLDGCATEDDVTFMLLRT, from the coding sequence TTGATCCTGCAGTTGAGCTTGAGTCGGCAAGGAACCGATAGGGTAGAGAACCGCGATGTCAGCGGCTCGGCACACAATGCTGGCACAGACCTGTATGTAATTGCCGACGGCACTTCAAAACCAAAGAGTGGCGAATTGGCAAGCGCTTTGAGTCACCACCTGCTTGAGTGTTTTCGCCATGCGCAACCCATTGTGGTGTCTCGTCCTGAACACGCCCTGATGCTAGTGCTGACTTCCCTCGACGAAGTGCATTCAAACATTTGTCCAGACTTTCCCTTCGCATCCACCAGCTACCTTGTATTGCTGGTAGTTGGTCACACAGCGATCTCCATTCACGCAGGTGATTGCTGCCTGGGCCATCTGGAGAAGTCTCAACGCCTGAACTGGGTGAATTCACCCCACTGTGGTCCAAATTGGAAAGGCGATCTGAGCCATTCGTTCATCGCCAATTCTCCAGCCCGCAAAAAACTGCTCAACTGCATGAGCCATCGACGGGCTCACGAGCCTCACATTCAATCCATGCAGATTGCCCAAGACACGACATGGATCATGGCGACAGATGGATTCTGGGCCGAACTCTCAGCCGAGGACCAGTTCAAGGCCATCGTAGAACGTACCCTTGACGGGTGCGCAACCGAAGACGACGTCACGTTCATGTTATTGCGTACGTAA
- a CDS encoding DUF3142 domain-containing protein → MKTLWLGLLLLANPAFGTVDARDYDAFWLWSGVTPQPVIKQARTLYILQGQINSTRRAPQRGVQLIAQGISVPRLTQGEVWVVYRAHTLRWPERVYTQVLGQVQRWRDAGNPVIGIQIDFDARTQYLHEYAAFLRDLRQRLPADLRLSITGLMDWSSNADPAAIAQLKGMVDEVVVQTYQGRQSIPDYAAYLPRMNRLGVPFKIGLIQGGEWQAPGYLQGSEWFRGYVVFLQNR, encoded by the coding sequence GTGAAAACCCTATGGCTGGGCTTGCTGTTGCTGGCAAACCCGGCCTTCGGCACCGTCGACGCCCGCGACTATGACGCCTTCTGGCTGTGGAGCGGTGTCACGCCCCAGCCGGTGATCAAGCAGGCCAGAACCCTGTACATCCTGCAAGGCCAGATCAACTCCACCCGCCGCGCGCCACAGCGCGGCGTGCAATTGATCGCTCAGGGCATCAGCGTACCGCGCCTCACCCAAGGCGAAGTCTGGGTGGTCTACCGCGCCCACACCCTGCGCTGGCCGGAACGGGTATACACCCAGGTGCTCGGCCAGGTGCAACGCTGGCGTGACGCGGGCAATCCCGTCATCGGCATCCAGATCGACTTCGACGCCCGCACACAATATCTGCATGAATACGCCGCCTTCCTGCGCGACCTGCGCCAACGCCTGCCCGCCGACCTGCGCCTGAGCATCACCGGCCTGATGGATTGGAGCAGCAACGCCGACCCGGCCGCCATCGCCCAGCTCAAAGGTATGGTGGATGAAGTGGTGGTGCAGACCTATCAAGGACGTCAAAGCATCCCGGATTACGCGGCGTATTTGCCGCGGATGAATCGGCTCGGCGTGCCGTTCAAGATCGGCTTGATTCAAGGGGGTGAGTGGCAAGCGCCGGGGTATTTGCAGGGGAGTGAGTGGTTTCGGGGATATGTAGTGTTTTTGCAGAACCGTTGA
- a CDS encoding outer membrane assembly lipoprotein YfiO produces the protein MRIGLLSPLALALLAGIPLAAQASSDDSCYPDWRVSRDSLEPCSNQPFLSPGNDSRVNLRLLLADKKAAPLTPNALGEDDLAQGFGPVPFPVYRLVPIPAANDEPDNQADDSRTAELDTLLQPLGIKREEYKTAGEAFLNGEGSRCRSNDDDSAMAFISQVIKADMPPAERDVLVKARLQLLTTCDWDGQVVDAQLTPSANAQVFRTYLQAAADFYSGRFGDAERGFAAATTSDVPWLKETALYMTARTSLNQAQAQAFDEYGMPQREQVDKPALNDAEQGFLGYLKTYPQGDYVASARGLLRRVHWLANDDARLAEDFTWQFTEANDAQRNVSVDELVEEADLKLLMVGNKAANSPMLQGVSDLMAMRAHTTPLLSREDLDKQKSTFANEPALFDYLQAAYALYVEHQPDAALKYLPADVPSNLNYLAFSQQTLRALALEAKQDWAGAQALWLQLLPLAKQPLQRDQLELALAMNYERSGQLAKVFAADSPISAKQVRYILLRNVAGPDLLRQQIANASDPTERQSAQFVLLYKDLLHSQFATFADDLKHASFSEDKLGTSLGYTYTSGQTLKLFQWNGDKAESGYACPSIAQTAATLQDDAKNPHALNCFGEFILRNGLDGMPLEQPRAAGSLGSTASDFKGETFSRLDGYKQVIANAKASKTDKAYALFRAINCYAPAGYNSCGGEDVAPAVRKGWFRQLKSGYADTHWGKSLQYYW, from the coding sequence ATGCGTATCGGTTTGCTGTCACCTCTGGCTCTGGCTCTGCTGGCCGGTATTCCCCTGGCGGCCCAGGCCAGTTCCGACGATTCGTGCTACCCCGACTGGCGGGTGTCGCGTGACAGTCTTGAACCCTGCAGCAACCAGCCTTTTCTCAGCCCGGGCAACGATAGCCGGGTCAACCTGCGCCTGTTGCTGGCCGATAAAAAAGCCGCGCCGCTGACCCCCAATGCCCTGGGCGAAGACGACTTGGCCCAAGGCTTCGGCCCGGTGCCGTTTCCGGTATACCGCCTGGTGCCGATCCCGGCCGCAAATGATGAGCCCGACAACCAGGCGGACGACTCACGCACCGCCGAGCTCGACACCCTGCTCCAGCCGCTGGGCATCAAGCGTGAGGAATACAAGACCGCCGGCGAAGCCTTCCTCAATGGTGAAGGCAGCCGCTGCCGCAGCAATGATGATGACAGCGCCATGGCGTTTATCAGCCAGGTGATCAAGGCCGATATGCCACCGGCAGAGCGGGATGTGTTGGTCAAAGCACGTTTACAGCTGCTGACAACCTGTGACTGGGACGGCCAGGTAGTGGACGCGCAATTGACCCCCTCGGCCAACGCCCAGGTGTTCCGCACTTATTTGCAGGCCGCCGCTGACTTCTACAGTGGCCGCTTCGGTGATGCCGAGCGCGGTTTCGCCGCCGCGACGACCAGCGATGTGCCCTGGCTGAAGGAAACCGCGCTGTACATGACCGCGCGCACCTCGCTGAACCAGGCCCAGGCCCAGGCCTTCGACGAATACGGCATGCCGCAGCGCGAGCAGGTGGATAAGCCCGCGTTGAACGACGCCGAACAAGGCTTTCTCGGTTACCTGAAAACGTATCCGCAAGGCGATTACGTGGCGTCCGCCCGTGGCCTGCTGCGTCGGGTGCACTGGCTGGCGAACGACGATGCCAGGCTTGCCGAAGACTTTACCTGGCAATTCACCGAGGCCAACGACGCCCAGCGCAATGTCAGCGTGGATGAACTGGTGGAAGAGGCCGACCTCAAGCTGCTGATGGTCGGCAACAAAGCGGCGAACAGCCCGATGCTGCAAGGCGTCAGCGACCTGATGGCGATGCGCGCCCACACCACGCCCCTGTTGAGCCGCGAAGACCTCGACAAGCAAAAGAGCACCTTCGCCAACGAGCCGGCCTTGTTCGACTACCTGCAAGCGGCGTATGCGCTGTACGTCGAGCATCAGCCCGACGCTGCTCTCAAGTATCTGCCCGCAGATGTACCATCGAATCTAAATTACCTCGCCTTCAGCCAACAAACCCTTCGCGCCCTTGCGTTGGAGGCCAAACAAGACTGGGCAGGTGCGCAAGCCCTGTGGCTGCAACTGCTGCCCCTGGCCAAGCAGCCGCTGCAACGCGACCAGCTGGAGCTGGCCCTGGCGATGAATTACGAGCGCAGCGGCCAATTGGCCAAGGTATTCGCCGCCGACTCGCCGATCAGCGCCAAACAGGTGCGCTACATCCTGCTGCGCAACGTCGCCGGTCCCGACCTGCTGCGCCAGCAGATCGCCAATGCCAGCGACCCGACGGAACGCCAGAGCGCGCAATTCGTGCTGCTCTATAAAGACCTGCTGCACAGCCAGTTCGCGACCTTCGCCGACGACCTCAAGCACGCCTCGTTCTCCGAAGACAAGCTCGGCACCAGCCTGGGCTACACCTACACCAGCGGCCAGACCTTGAAGCTGTTCCAGTGGAACGGCGACAAGGCCGAATCCGGCTACGCCTGCCCAAGCATCGCGCAAACCGCCGCGACCTTGCAGGACGACGCCAAAAACCCGCACGCCTTGAACTGCTTCGGTGAGTTCATCCTGCGCAACGGCCTGGACGGCATGCCCCTGGAACAACCCCGCGCCGCCGGCAGCCTGGGCAGCACCGCCTCGGACTTCAAGGGTGAAACCTTCTCGCGCCTGGACGGCTACAAGCAGGTGATCGCCAACGCCAAGGCATCGAAAACCGACAAGGCTTATGCGCTGTTCCGCGCCATCAATTGCTACGCGCCGGCCGGCTACAACAGTTGCGGCGGCGAAGACGTTGCGCCGGCCGTGCGCAAGGGCTGGTTCCGCCAGCTCAAGAGCGGCTACGCCGACACCCATTGGGGCAAATCGCTGCAGTACTACTGGTGA
- a CDS encoding glycosyltransferase family 39 protein, with the protein MRRSVVEQNGKSRALPALNRLTWEGAGWLGRLWWVPILALAMVLRFYHLTSAAIWGDEGSSLLLSEYAVSDLWFHAAHDVHPPLYFLLLRGWIEMFGDSIWSIRSMSAIPGAVVVGLGIWLTRQLSTRRAAVLAGILLALLPTAVRYSQEVRMYSLLGVWLLGATLALVYWTRQPERTRYLAAYVLLMSAGFYTHYFTALCVLVHWTYLGLQPPGQRLITRPAWWVANAAIVVLYLPWLPNLLDLVQHVEQLKVGGDIGWEEPVSLLSLPSMIWQFVLQDEGVDLWAPLFWMFPLWLVAVVLVTAWRNPGAHLPALFFLLPLLLVYGVSFISPVFIERYLTVYALGLPIVLAMAIDRLPSRLSWLGAAQLVLFVGMELLGLKNNFEVDEQDQFNVPVEFVNRNYQEDDRIVLSDMMWYLSYVYYDQTDAQLQLYTPPKPDGTSTRPNAYGFGTLVDQDGGRIYLDRLSALPVQTRRVWLISSNEAPDEFAPLPNGWRELSRQDGGGARARLFVLCNVPAPQPEGCR; encoded by the coding sequence ATGCGTCGGTCTGTGGTAGAGCAAAATGGAAAAAGCCGGGCCTTGCCTGCGCTCAATCGCCTGACCTGGGAAGGCGCCGGCTGGCTTGGCCGCCTCTGGTGGGTGCCGATCCTGGCGCTGGCCATGGTCTTGCGCTTTTATCACCTGACGTCGGCGGCGATCTGGGGTGACGAAGGCTCAAGCCTCTTGCTCAGCGAATACGCGGTGAGCGACCTGTGGTTTCACGCCGCTCACGATGTGCACCCGCCGCTGTATTTTCTGCTGCTGCGCGGCTGGATCGAAATGTTTGGCGACAGCATCTGGTCGATCAGAAGCATGAGCGCCATCCCCGGTGCCGTCGTGGTGGGCCTGGGTATCTGGCTGACGCGGCAACTGTCCACCCGTCGCGCCGCAGTGCTGGCGGGCATCCTGCTGGCACTGCTGCCGACGGCGGTGCGCTACAGCCAGGAAGTGCGCATGTATTCGCTGCTCGGTGTATGGCTGTTGGGGGCGACGCTGGCGCTGGTCTACTGGACGCGCCAACCCGAGCGCACACGTTATCTGGCCGCCTATGTGCTGTTGATGAGCGCCGGTTTCTACACCCATTACTTCACGGCGCTGTGCGTGCTGGTGCACTGGACATACCTGGGGCTGCAGCCGCCCGGCCAGCGTTTGATCACGCGCCCGGCATGGTGGGTGGCCAACGCCGCGATTGTGGTGTTGTACCTGCCCTGGCTGCCGAACCTCCTGGACCTGGTGCAGCACGTCGAACAACTCAAGGTAGGCGGGGACATTGGTTGGGAAGAGCCGGTCAGCCTGCTGTCCCTGCCCTCGATGATCTGGCAGTTCGTGTTGCAGGATGAAGGCGTTGATCTCTGGGCGCCGCTGTTCTGGATGTTTCCGCTGTGGTTGGTCGCGGTGGTCCTGGTGACGGCATGGCGCAACCCCGGGGCTCATTTGCCTGCATTGTTTTTCCTGCTGCCGTTGCTGTTGGTGTACGGCGTGTCGTTTATCTCGCCGGTCTTTATCGAGCGCTATCTCACGGTGTACGCCCTGGGCTTGCCGATCGTCCTGGCAATGGCCATCGACCGCTTGCCGTCACGCCTGTCATGGTTGGGCGCAGCGCAGTTGGTGCTGTTTGTTGGCATGGAACTGCTGGGCCTGAAGAACAACTTCGAGGTGGATGAGCAGGATCAATTCAACGTGCCGGTGGAGTTCGTCAATCGTAATTACCAGGAAGACGACCGCATCGTCCTCAGCGACATGATGTGGTACCTCAGCTACGTGTATTACGACCAGACCGACGCGCAGTTGCAGCTTTACACCCCGCCCAAACCCGACGGCACCTCGACGCGACCGAATGCCTATGGCTTCGGCACGCTGGTGGACCAGGACGGCGGACGCATCTATCTGGATCGCCTGTCAGCACTGCCTGTCCAAACTCGGCGGGTATGGTTGATCAGCAGCAACGAAGCGCCGGATGAATTCGCGCCGCTGCCGAACGGCTGGCGCGAACTCAGTCGCCAGGACGGCGGAGGCGCCAGGGCGCGGTTGTTCGTGTTATGCAACGTACCGGCGCCGCAGCCTGAAGGCTGTCGCTAG